From Aythya fuligula isolate bAytFul2 chromosome 20, bAytFul2.pri, whole genome shotgun sequence, a single genomic window includes:
- the LOC116497386 gene encoding putative protein TPRXL, translated as SPSPSSSSSPSSSSSPSPSSSSSPPSSSSSPLSSSSPLSSYSSSSSLSPSSPSPSSSSSSSSSSSSSSSSPSLSYSSSSSSSSSSSFS; from the exons tctccttctccttcgtcgtcatcttctccttcctcgtcatcttctccttctccatcgtcgtcatcttctcct CCTTCGTCATCATCTTCTCCTTTGTCGTCATCTTCTCCTTTGTCGTcatattcttcttcttcttctctttctccttcttctccttctccttcatcGTCTTCTTCGTCgtcatcttcttcttcttcgtCATCATCCTCTCCTTCGTTGTcatattcttcttcttcttcttcttcttcttcttcttcgtTTTCTTAA